CATGGGCACGCCCGCCGACCTCCACCCCCTCCAGGCGGGCTTCTGGGAGAAACACGGCCTCCAGTGCGGCTTCTGCACCCCCGGCATGATCATGAGCGCCGCCGAACTCCTCAAGCACAACCCCCACCCCAGCGAGGAAGAAATCCGCCACCACCTCGAAGGCAACTACTGCCGCTGCACCGGCTACCACAACATCGTCCTGGCCGTGGAGCACGCGGCGCAGGCGATCCGGGAGGCGACGGCGGCGGCGGGGGAGCAGGCGGCGGACGACTGAAGGGCGTCTCAAGGTCTAACCGTCTGACTGTCTAACGGCCAAAAGAGGCGCTGCCGTTCGACGGTTGGACCGTTGGACCGTTAGACGCCGACCAACGGGAGGCAACCCAATGACCGAGCGAACCGACAAATAC
The window above is part of the Deinococcus metallilatus genome. Proteins encoded here:
- a CDS encoding (2Fe-2S)-binding protein: MNITVNVNGLPYTRDVEPRTLLVHFLREDLGLTGTHVGCDTSQCGACTVHLNGDAVKSCTVLAVQADGMEVLTIEGMGTPADLHPLQAGFWEKHGLQCGFCTPGMIMSAAELLKHNPHPSEEEIRHHLEGNYCRCTGYHNIVLAVEHAAQAIREATAAAGEQAADD